From the Oceanobacillus kimchii X50 genome, the window GATCGCGACAATGCTAATACTAGAATAAATCAATTACAAGAACTAGGAATTGAGGCATTCATCATCAACGAGTAAAAAACAACTGGAGCACTATTGAATAAACACTTCACTATCTTACCTCCAAATGTAGATAGTATTAGTAGATATTCTATTAGTCGCTTTCCAGTTGTTTTTTTATTTTATAGATGGAGTTCTTTTGGTGACTCTCCTTTTTTATTCATAACTCGAATCGCAGTTGGTTCCACTTTTAATAAAATATAAGAAGGATCATCTGGACCGGAGAAATAAGTCTTCATATCTTCATTCCATAATTGCTTTTTTAATTCTGGGCTGGTTTCAAAAGAAACTTTTCCCTGATATTCCACATACTCATCCCCAAATCCTTCCCCTTCATAACCAATCAATATATGTGTCCAAGGGTTTGATTCAATTTCATCTACCTTATCTGTTTCTTTATCTGTCGCTGTATATAGAGTTAATTCACGATGGAAGTATAGCATATAACGAGAATGTGGTTTATCATTCTTCACCGTAGCCATTGTACCGATCGGACTTTCACTTAAGATTTGATCTACTTTTTTCCTTATTGATTCTTGACTCAACATAAACACTCCTTATACCAATTATATGTAATAGTATGCCTACAAAAACAAATTTTCATGAATTATTTTCGTTTCTAACTGGAAAATATTTGTTTATAAAAAAGGATATTCTCTTCTTCTCTAGAAAAGATAAAGGTAAGTAGTTTTTGCATAGAGGAGTGTTCATTATGGTATTGTATCGTCTTCCCATATTAATTCTCACAACAAGTATTGTTTATATATTTATTTCTCCATCAGAACCATTTGTCTTCAGCTTATTTTTTAAAGTAATACCAATGATTCTAATCATTATTTATGCTACAGAGCAAATGCCCCCCGAAAAAAACGCGACGCATTGGTTTATTCTTATTGGCTTATGCTTTTGTATTATTGGTGATGCTACTCTACATTGGTTTATCATTGGTTTAACAGCATTTTTACTTGGTCATGTAAGTTATACGTTAGGTTTTATTAAACAAAGGAATTATTCTTTGAAAAAAGGTATAGCTATTATCCCGATTACCGCATTTGCAATTTGGATGGGTATACAACTCCTAACTTCGCTTCAAGAAAGCGGGCAACAGCATCTTATTATCCCAGTTATTGCCTATATCACTATAATAAGTACCATGGCATTTACAGCGATTTTGACAGGAAATCGTTGGGCAATTATAGGCAGTATACTATTTCTGATATCAGACTCTATTCTTTCTTGGAATATGTTTATCTCTTCTTTTTCAATTGCAGGGGATTTAGTAATGCTTACATACTATAGTGCGCAATTTTTAATTGCCCACAGTTTATTCACAATCGTACCGGGAACGGGCAATACTAAACCAATCATTTGGTAAGTATTACTGAAGACAAAGGTTCTAACGCCTGTATAAAAACGTAGCAAGCGGGAAAGTCTTATTTATCTAAGGACGATTTCGTAAAGTTGCCTAGGAGGCGCTTGCGAGGAAAGTGGCTGATTCAGGTATTTAAGTATCTGTAGCACACAAATTTATATTTCCAATCCACTAGAAAACCCCGAGCATTCATGCCCGGGGTCTATAATTCCATTCCCTAACAAAACTGATCATTCTTATTCGGATTCATCATACCAAATAATGGCCGCAGGAATAATGCCACACCGGTTCCTAACAATGCCATGATTGCCCATACCCAGCCATGAAGACTGAATGAGGAGATTCCACCGAAATAAGCTCCAATGTTACAACCAAATGCTAGACGAGCTCCATAGCCCATTAGTAATCCGCCAAAGATAGCAGCTCCTGCTACCCCTGGTTTAATTTTACGAGGCTTAAAATTACCTTGCGCAGTTACTGCAATAAATGCTCCTAAAATAATTCCAAAGTTCATTACACTTGTAGAATCCATCAATACGGATTGAGAAAGTGCGTTTGCTGCATCCCCTGAAAAATAACCCCAAGATGACACATCAATACCAACCGCTTGTAAGGTTTTACCTCCCCATAAAGCAAATGCAGAAGTAATTCCCCAAGGTGTTCCGCGTACAAGTAGGACAAGTGCGTTTAATGCCGCTAAAATTACACCAGCGATAAATAGTGGCCATGCTCCACGGAAGACAAGCTTCCAACCTTTACCTTTTGCTAAAGGCTTCATTGCTGGTGGATTTTTACGTTTCGCTACGATTAGCGTAATCCAATAAATCAAACCAAACAATAGAAGTTGGACTACCCAACCTCCAAAAAATCCTAATCCTGTCGATTCAGCAAGTGAAATCGGTGGTAAGGATGGAGTTTCTGTCCAAAAAGGTAAATGGTATGCACCGAGGGTAGAACCGATAATGAAAGCAGTTAGTGTAAGAATCATTGAAGATGCTCCACCACCTAGGTTATACAATGTGCCTGATGCACAACCGTTACCTAATTGCATACCAATTCCAAATAAAAATGCTCCGACAAGTACACTCACCCCTACTGGTGAAACATACCCTTGTGGCTCTACACCTGTAAAACTAAAACCATTACTTAAAATAATTGCAAATAATGTTGTTGAAACTACAAACATCAGAAGATGCGCTTGAATACCTTGAACATTACCAACAGATGCCAGTCTTCTAAATGCTGAAGTAAAGCCAAAACGAGCATAAAGTAATGTTGCACCTAACGCTAATCCTAAAATAAATAATACGCCTTGTACCCAGTCAGCAGTTATTACTATTGCTGATAATAGAATAATAGATACGATAATCCCTAATATAAGAAGGGGCTTTTGCATAGGATTTAGGTCCGCTAAAACTGTTGTCTGTTTTTGCGTAAAACTTTTTTGTGTTACGGATTGCTCCATCGAAAACCCTCTTTTCCAATTAATTTACTAAGGATTAAGGATACACGATTTATTTTGAAATGTAAATAGCTTTGCTTGGCCTAATTTCATCACGTTTAGATAAAAAAAGTTTTAATCAATCAATTTCATAATTAATATATCTGGTGTTTGAATGAAACTTAGCAATTATGAAATTGACTCACATACAAAAAGCAAATGAAATATACACCTCTAGAGGGCTATTATTTCACTTGCTCAGTAACATCTTTTATATATTTTAAAATTCATGACCTGCTATCGTATTTACAATACTATCTTCAATACTCCTTATTGTAGCGCTTGAACCAAGAAAGTTATTAATAAGTATAGAGAAAATAACTTCCTCCCCATCAGCCGTTGTTACATATCCCGATAATGTAGATACTCCTGTAATCGATCCCGTTTTTGCAATTGCATTTTCTGTTGCATGGCTATCTGTCATTCGATTTCGGAGTGTGCCACCAATCATTCTTTCTGGATGTCCAGCTACCGGTAATGCTGTTTGAAAAGAAGTAAACCAATCTTTATCTTGAATAACATACAGAAGTTCCGATAGTTCTACTGCAGGAATCAAATTCTTATGCGACATTCCTGAACCATCTCGTAAAAGAATAGTATCCATGTTCAACCCCAGTTCACCAAGAACATCCTCCATTACTGCTAACCCTTCATCCCAACTGCCTTCGTCCCCAATCATTTTTCCCATTTCTTTTACAAGTGTTTCCCCATGTCCATTATTACTTAACTTCATAAAGGGAACTAGCAGTTCTTTTAACGGCATGGATTCTTTAGCGACAAGAACTTTAGCAGAAGCAGGAGTTTCTTCAAGACGATCTTTAGATTTACCAATAAACGTTATTCCTTCATCTTCTAAGGTTTGCCTAAACACACTAATAACATAACTTGTTGGTTCCCAAACAGATGCCCAAGATCGGGATAGCGATCCGTCTTTTGGCATCTCTCCTTCAATAACAATTGTATTGTTTCCGTGTTGTCGTTCAATTGAAATATCTTTCTCTTCTCCATTAGCGACCATCTTGGTTTTATTCTCAATGGTAATATAATTATTTTCTGGAGTTACTGTTACTTCTGCTTTCTTTCCTTTTTTACTAGGACTGACCTCAACAATAACCGTTCCTGCATCATAATCATCATCAGGTGACATCGTTAATGCAGATACCTGCGCTCCCGTGTAAAACGGTTCATCTGACCAATTTAAATCTTGAGAAAGACGAACATCATCATACCATGTGTCATCTCCAACTAAATCACCTTTAATTTTTTGAATGCCTTGTTTCTTTAACTCTTTGGCGAATGCTTCAAGATCAGATTGTAGTAAGGTAGGATCTCCTTTTCCCTTCACATAAACATCCCCATGAAGGACCTTCCCACGGATCTTCCCCTCCGTAAGCACTTCCGTTGTAAAGCGATAATCAGGACCTAACGTTTCCAATGCCGATGCAGCAGTTAAGATTTTCATATTGGATGCCGGATGTAAACGAATATCACCATTTCTAGAAAATAACTGATCACCATTCGCTGCATCCAACACACTAATCCCTGTAACGCCACCTTCTAGATTAGGATTATCTAAAATGACGGCTAATTTCTCTTCTAACGATGCATCTTCTAGTTGTGTAATGTCCGTTTCGTTTGTTGCATCAATCTTTGTTTCAAGTTGTGGATAAAATAGCAATAACCCACTAATTATTGTAATTAATCCAGCGAGAACGACTAATTTACTAACAAAGGCTTTACGATTCATGGACACACACCCTTCTTTTTTAATATTCTAATAATTATATAACATTTTCCAATTCACAAATAGTTATTCTAAGTAAATATGTCCTTTTGAACTAGAAAAAGAATTTGAACAGGACTATTTCTTATTAACAAACACTCTATCGTCGTAAGCCAATTTATCTATAAACCAAAAAAACAGCTACCTTACACATGTAAGTATAGCTGCTTCGGTCAATTATAATACTTCTGGCCCCACAAGTTTTTCTGGTTTTACTCCAAGGATTAATTTGCATATAGCTCTGAATCCAATTCCTTCATTTGCAGAAAAGAATTCTAAAACACTAGCAGATTCTTGGTTCTCTTTAAACGCATCAATTTCCCGTTTATATAATTCGATAATATGGTAAGGAACTTCCGCATTCTCAAGAGAAGATTTTCCGATTAATTGTTTGCCAAAATATTGATAATCAACGCTCAACTGCCGCGTTAGTTGTACTAGTTCAACTAAACGCTGATATAGTTTTGGCTGTTCATTCTGTATTTGCATTAATTCACCTTGCACTTGTATAACATCTGAAATAGATATGGAAATGACCATTATTTAATCCCCTCTTTATCTAAACTCCACGGTTTTTCCATAGAAAGATGGTTGACCAGTTGTTTATTTTGATCACGCTTTAACTTACGTATCTTTGCCCTTTCTTCTCCTGTTTCATATAGATATTTTTCTTCCGCTGTTTCCGGAATAACATCTGGTACAGGTATTGGATGTTTATGCTCATCCAATGCTACGAACGTCAAGAATGCTGTTGTTGCGAT encodes:
- a CDS encoding pyridoxamine 5'-phosphate oxidase family protein, with product MSQESIRKKVDQILSESPIGTMATVKNDKPHSRYMLYFHRELTLYTATDKETDKVDEIESNPWTHILIGYEGEGFGDEYVEYQGKVSFETSPELKKQLWNEDMKTYFSGPDDPSYILLKVEPTAIRVMNKKGESPKELHL
- a CDS encoding lysoplasmalogenase — protein: MVLYRLPILILTTSIVYIFISPSEPFVFSLFFKVIPMILIIIYATEQMPPEKNATHWFILIGLCFCIIGDATLHWFIIGLTAFLLGHVSYTLGFIKQRNYSLKKGIAIIPITAFAIWMGIQLLTSLQESGQQHLIIPVIAYITIISTMAFTAILTGNRWAIIGSILFLISDSILSWNMFISSFSIAGDLVMLTYYSAQFLIAHSLFTIVPGTGNTKPIIW
- a CDS encoding YeeE/YedE family protein, with the translated sequence MEQSVTQKSFTQKQTTVLADLNPMQKPLLILGIIVSIILLSAIVITADWVQGVLFILGLALGATLLYARFGFTSAFRRLASVGNVQGIQAHLLMFVVSTTLFAIILSNGFSFTGVEPQGYVSPVGVSVLVGAFLFGIGMQLGNGCASGTLYNLGGGASSMILTLTAFIIGSTLGAYHLPFWTETPSLPPISLAESTGLGFFGGWVVQLLLFGLIYWITLIVAKRKNPPAMKPLAKGKGWKLVFRGAWPLFIAGVILAALNALVLLVRGTPWGITSAFALWGGKTLQAVGIDVSSWGYFSGDAANALSQSVLMDSTSVMNFGIILGAFIAVTAQGNFKPRKIKPGVAGAAIFGGLLMGYGARLAFGCNIGAYFGGISSFSLHGWVWAIMALLGTGVALFLRPLFGMMNPNKNDQFC
- the dacB gene encoding D-alanyl-D-alanine carboxypeptidase/D-alanyl-D-alanine endopeptidase, whose product is MNRKAFVSKLVVLAGLITIISGLLLFYPQLETKIDATNETDITQLEDASLEEKLAVILDNPNLEGGVTGISVLDAANGDQLFSRNGDIRLHPASNMKILTAASALETLGPDYRFTTEVLTEGKIRGKVLHGDVYVKGKGDPTLLQSDLEAFAKELKKQGIQKIKGDLVGDDTWYDDVRLSQDLNWSDEPFYTGAQVSALTMSPDDDYDAGTVIVEVSPSKKGKKAEVTVTPENNYITIENKTKMVANGEEKDISIERQHGNNTIVIEGEMPKDGSLSRSWASVWEPTSYVISVFRQTLEDEGITFIGKSKDRLEETPASAKVLVAKESMPLKELLVPFMKLSNNGHGETLVKEMGKMIGDEGSWDEGLAVMEDVLGELGLNMDTILLRDGSGMSHKNLIPAVELSELLYVIQDKDWFTSFQTALPVAGHPERMIGGTLRNRMTDSHATENAIAKTGSITGVSTLSGYVTTADGEEVIFSILINNFLGSSATIRSIEDSIVNTIAGHEF